One region of Syngnathus scovelli strain Florida chromosome 15, RoL_Ssco_1.2, whole genome shotgun sequence genomic DNA includes:
- the pou4f4 gene encoding brain-specific homeobox/POU domain protein 3-like: MMSMNSKQPFSMHPILHEPKYTPLHSSSEAIRRACLPTPSLQGNIFAGFDETLLQRAEALAAVDIVSQKSHPFKPDATYHTMTTMTSMTCTPTSSSAAHLHHPSVLTSHHHHPAAAAAAHHHHHQPAQGLEGDLLEHLTPGLSLGAMTGSDVCSTASHMSAINHMQHHHHHHHHPHHPQSMNMHAHGLASHGSLGSAAAAAAAAAGVVVGGGGPAGGGDAEPDPRELESFAERFKQRRIKLGVTQADVGAALANLKIPGVGCLSQSTICRFESLTLSHNNMVALKPILEAWLEEAERAQREKMAKPEIFSGGDKKRKRTSIAAPEKRSLEAYFAVQPRPSSEKIAAIAEKLDLKKNVVRVWFCNQRQKQKRMKFSATH, from the exons ATGATGTCGATGAACAGCAAGCAGCCGTTCAGCATGCACCCCATCCTGCACGAACCCAAGTATACGCCGCTGCACAGCAGCTCCGAGGCCATCCGCCGGGCATGCTTGCCCACGCCGTCG CTGCAGGGCAACATCTTCGCCGGCTTCGACGAGACGCTCCTGCAGCGGGCGGAGGCGCTGGCCGCCGTGGACATCGTAAGCCAGAAGAGCCACCCGTTCAAGCCAGACGCCACCTACCACACCATGACCACCATGACCAGCATGACGTGCACGCCCACGTCGTCGTCGGCGGCGCACCTGCACCACCCGTCCGTGCTCACctcgcaccaccaccacccggcggcggcggctgcggcgcaccaccaccaccaccagccgGCGCAGGGCCTGGAGGGCGACCTGCTGGAGCACCTGACGCCCGGCCTTTCCCTGGGCGCCATGACCGGCTCGGACGTGTGTTCGACGGCGTCCCACATGAGCGCCATCAACCACAtgcagcaccaccaccaccaccatcaccacccgcACCACCCGCAGTCCATGAACATGCACGCGCACGGCCTGGCCTCGCACGGCTCCCTGGggagcgccgccgccgcggccgccgccgccgcgggggtggtcgtggGCGGAGGCGGGCCGGCGGGCGGCGGAGACGCGGAGCCCGATCCCCGGGAGCTGGAGTCGTTCGCCGAGCGCTTCAAGCAGCGACGCATCAAGCTGGGCGTGACGCAGGCGGACGTGGGTGCGGCGCTGGCCAACCTGAAGATCCCCGGCGTGGGCTGCCTGAGCCAGAGCACCATCTGCAGGTTCGAGTCGCTGACGCTGTCGCACAACAACATGGTGGCGCTCAAGCCCATCCTGGAGGCCTGGCTGGAGGAGGCGGAGCGGGCGCAGCGGGAGAAGATGGCCAAGCCGGAGATCTTCAGCGGCGGCGACAAGAAGCGCAAGCGCACGTCCATCGCGGCGCCGGAGAAGCGCTCGCTCGAGGCCTACTTCGCCGTGCAGCCGCGGCCCTCCTCCGAGAAGATCGCCGCCATCGCCGAGAAGCTGGACCTCAAAAAGAACGTGGTGCGCGTCTGGTTCTGCAACCAGAGGCAGAAACAGAAGCGCATGAAGTTTTCGGCCACGCACTAA